The genome window TTTGCCTGTAGGGTGTTCTGGAACATCTGGTGGCGACGGTTCAGCACCTCGGTGTCCTGAGGGGCCAGATCCTTGATCAGGGAGACGTTGGCGGTGATTGCCTTCTGCAGCAGCATATATTGAATGGAGAGCTGGTTCTTGGCTTCGACCAGCGTGAGGGCTTCATTTAGCTTGCCTTGCTTGAGCAGTTCGGTTTCGGCGCCAAGTACCTCATCAAGTGCATCCATGATCTGTTCTATACAGCCGACGAGACGATGCACGTCTTCAGCGCTGCCGATCGGAGCCTTCGCAAGGGTTGCGGTCTCGGTGACGGGATTGGGGGCGGATTGGGATTCTGACATGTCTTATTGCTCCATTTCCTGAAGACCGATCAATTCTCTCATAATCGAATCTGCGATGCCGATGCCGCCAGATTTCGAGATGGTGTCGGCATAGCTTTCTGTCAGCAGGCCACGATAGGTATCTTCGGCATAGGATCCGCCGAAGGAATCTTCGTCGCCAACGCCTTCGAACATGGCGGACAGCATCTGGGAGAGAAACACACTCTCGAACTGTTCGGCCACTGCGCGGGCCTGCTCGACCTTGCTGATGTTCTGGTTGATGCCCTGACTGGGGGTGATCGAATATGGCGTCGAATTCAAGGTGGTCATCACATCACCTCGATTTCTGCCTGCAGGGCGCCTGCGGCCTTAATGGCCTGAAGGATGGAAATCATGTCGCGCGGGCCGATGCCGAGGGCGTTGAGGCCAGCAACCAGATTGCGCAAGGGCACGCTGCCTTCCAGATAGGCGAGTTTCTTGTCATCGCCTGTCTGCACACCAACGTTGGATCGCGGCAGCACGGCGGTCTGGCCGTTTGTCAGCGGGTTCGGCTGGGAAGCCTGTGGTGATTCCGTAACGGTCACGGTCAGGTTGCCCTGAGCGATGGCGACGGTGCTGACGCGCACTTCCTGACCCATGACAATGATGCCGGTCGTCTCGTCGATGACGATCTTGGCGGGCAGATCCGGCTCGATGATCAGCATTTCAATGTCGGTGATCATGTCGACCATGTTGCCGTTGAAGTCTTTCGGCAGGGTCAGGCGGACGTTGGACGGGTTGAGCGGTTCGGCAACCGGCTGGCCGATCAGGTCATTGACCGACTGAGCGATGCGGCGTGCGGTGGTCAGGTCCGGGTTGCGCAGGGCGAGGCGCATGTTGGTCATGCTTGCAAGCGCGAAAGGCAGTTCGCGTTCGACCAAGGCCCCGTTCGCGATACGGCCCGAGGTGGGAACGCCCTGGGTCACGGTTGCGGCATCACCCTGTGCGGTGAAGCCGCCAATGGCAATCGAGCCTTGTGCGATGGCGTAAGCTTCGCCGTCTGCACCGATCAGCGGGGTAACCAGCAGTGTGCCGCCCTGAAGGCTCGATGCGTCGCCCATGGCGCTGATGGTCACGTCAATGCGTGAGCCCTGCACGGAGAAGGGAGGCAGGTTGGAGGTGACCATGACGGCGGCGGTGTTTTTGGTGTTGAAGTTGGTGCCGGAAATATTGACCCCCATGCGCTCCAACATGGCCTGCAAGCTCTGTTTGGTGAAAGGCGAGCCGTTGAGCGAGTCGCCCGTGCCATTGAGGCCGACGACAAGGCCGTACCCGATCAGCTGGTTGTCCCTGATGCCTTCAAAATCAACGATATCCTTGATCCGCGAGGCTGCGTTGGCCTGCAAAGCGGAGAGACACAATGCTGCGATGGACATCAGGATGGCAGAGCGGAGTGACATGAGAAGGTTAACCTTTGTGAACCGGCTTGTAGAAAATCAGGTACCTGCAATTTCATTTTGCAAGGGTTGTGCCAGACTCATTTATCTAACCATAGCCCATTCAAACCGCTGAAACTAAAGGAAGTCTTAATAAGGTCTGGGAAAAATACGGATGGGTCGATTTTGTTAGGGCTGCAAAAATTGCCCAGCATATTAACGATCTGTTAACCGAAGTCGTTAATCTTTTCCTTAACATAAGTTGCGCGATGCAGGATGGCCTGCGAATGCTGCGGCGATGGGGTTGGACGTGTCGGACCACGTCGATAGGAGAGTTGAAAATGCGTATTCTGGGTGGCAAGTCGACGAACCAGATCGGCAGAACCGGCGCCGGGCCCAAGGCACGCAGCAGTTCAAGCAGTTTTACTGTGCCGGAAGAGACCGGCGGCGCTGAGCAGAGTCGGCAACCGGTCCAGAGCAGTGCGGTTCACGACGTGGGGTCGCTGCTGGCACTTCAGGGCGTGGAAGATGCGCTGCAGGGTAAGCGGCGCAAGGCGGTTCGGCGCGGCCACAAGATGCTGGATTTGCTCGAGGAGATCCGTGTGGCGCTGCTGAGCGGTGGCTTGCCTGTTTCCGTGCTCAAACAGCTTGAGCGTCTTGCGGACGAGACTGACGTGAGTGGAGACGAGCGAATCGATGAGCTGCTTGTCGAGATCAGCCTCAGGGCGCAGGTTGAGCTGGCCAAGTTCGAACAGGCCAGGGCCGCAGGCGGTTCGTAACGGGGGCTAACTCCGTAGTTTTAGGCAGGACAACATCCTCTTTGCGTTTCGAAATTCATAACGTTTTTGATTTTTTCCAAAGGATAGTTGTCGAAACGCTAACTCCCATTTATATAACACTCGTCTTAGTACCGGGAACCAAGGGGTAGCCCATGTCAATTGAGTTAGATGATGACTATCGTCCCTCTGACAGTGAGACCTTTATGAACGAACGGCAGACGGAATATTTCCGCCGCAAGCTTTTCAAGTGGCGCGACGATATTCTGAAAGAAAGCCGCGAGACGTTGCAACACCTCCAAGATGAAAGCTCCAACCATCCTGATCTGGTTGATAGGGCGTCGTCGGAAACCGACCGGGCCATCGAACTCCGGGCGCGTGACCGCCAACGGAAGCTGATTTCCAAGATCGATGCCGCTCTCAAGCGGATCGAAGACGGGTCTTACGGCTATTGCGAAGACACTGGCGA of uncultured Cohaesibacter sp. contains these proteins:
- a CDS encoding rod-binding protein — translated: MTTLNSTPYSITPSQGINQNISKVEQARAVAEQFESVFLSQMLSAMFEGVGDEDSFGGSYAEDTYRGLLTESYADTISKSGGIGIADSIMRELIGLQEMEQ
- a CDS encoding flagellar basal body P-ring protein FlgI, translating into MSLRSAILMSIAALCLSALQANAASRIKDIVDFEGIRDNQLIGYGLVVGLNGTGDSLNGSPFTKQSLQAMLERMGVNISGTNFNTKNTAAVMVTSNLPPFSVQGSRIDVTISAMGDASSLQGGTLLVTPLIGADGEAYAIAQGSIAIGGFTAQGDAATVTQGVPTSGRIANGALVERELPFALASMTNMRLALRNPDLTTARRIAQSVNDLIGQPVAEPLNPSNVRLTLPKDFNGNMVDMITDIEMLIIEPDLPAKIVIDETTGIIVMGQEVRVSTVAIAQGNLTVTVTESPQASQPNPLTNGQTAVLPRSNVGVQTGDDKKLAYLEGSVPLRNLVAGLNALGIGPRDMISILQAIKAAGALQAEIEVM
- a CDS encoding flagellar assembly protein FliX, with the translated sequence MRILGGKSTNQIGRTGAGPKARSSSSSFTVPEETGGAEQSRQPVQSSAVHDVGSLLALQGVEDALQGKRRKAVRRGHKMLDLLEEIRVALLSGGLPVSVLKQLERLADETDVSGDERIDELLVEISLRAQVELAKFEQARAAGGS
- the dksA gene encoding RNA polymerase-binding protein DksA, which encodes MSIELDDDYRPSDSETFMNERQTEYFRRKLFKWRDDILKESRETLQHLQDESSNHPDLVDRASSETDRAIELRARDRQRKLISKIDAALKRIEDGSYGYCEDTGEPISLKRLDARPTATLSIEAQERHERREKVYRDD